The following proteins come from a genomic window of Geomonas sp. RF6:
- the tadA gene encoding tRNA adenosine(34) deaminase TadA — translation MDRDDAYWMGKAIDQARRAEVIGEVPIGAVIVKDGKVIARGHNLRESRQDPSAHAEMIAIRKAAKKLGSWRLTGATLYVSLEPCTMCMGAVILARLDRVVFGSFDPKGGAAGSLYDFSNDSRLNHSVVLTSGVRGEETSALLSDFFSALRARKKEAKAAKVAAAQLLVADTDVEGEAVASASAA, via the coding sequence ATGGATCGTGATGACGCATACTGGATGGGGAAAGCGATCGACCAGGCCCGGCGCGCCGAGGTGATCGGCGAAGTCCCCATCGGAGCCGTCATCGTGAAAGACGGCAAGGTCATCGCGCGCGGGCACAACCTGCGGGAGTCCCGGCAGGACCCCTCAGCCCACGCCGAGATGATCGCCATCCGCAAGGCAGCCAAAAAGCTCGGCAGCTGGCGCCTGACAGGCGCGACCCTGTATGTCAGCCTGGAGCCGTGCACCATGTGCATGGGCGCCGTGATTCTCGCGAGGCTGGACCGCGTCGTTTTCGGTTCCTTTGACCCGAAGGGAGGCGCCGCCGGATCGCTGTATGACTTCTCCAACGACAGCAGGCTCAACCACAGCGTCGTCCTGACAAGCGGCGTGAGGGGCGAAGAGACCTCCGCCTTACTATCCGACTTTTTCTCTGCCTTGCGGGCACGCAAGAAGGAAGCGAAAGCAGCAAAGGTTGCAGCCGCACAATTGCTGGTGGCTGATACTGATGTCGAAGGCGAAGCCGTAGCCTCTGCCAGTGCAGCGTAG
- a CDS encoding tyrosine-type recombinase/integrase: protein MAYIQERTTQDGKSHFRVQVRLKGFPVQTATFERKTDAKKWAQATEAAIREGRHFKTTAAKKHTLADMIDQYIKQILPSKPKSKEVQEGQLNWWKAEIGAYTLCDVTPAMIGECRDKLLQGKTKKGTPRTPATGVRYLAALSHAFTVAVNEWGWLDDNPVRKVKKPIEPRGRVRFLSEEERPALLKACRESKNKSLYTIVVLALSSGMRYSEIMTLTWRDVDLARKCVILQDTKNGERRNVPIAGHALDLLKEHHKVRKLDTQLLFPSTDRKSPMDLRKSWKRALEIAKISDFRFHDLRHSAASYLAMNGATTVDIADVLGHKTLAMVKRYSHLSEQHTSKVIASMNEKIFGESLNG, encoded by the coding sequence ATGGCATATATCCAGGAGAGGACCACCCAGGACGGCAAAAGCCATTTTCGGGTGCAGGTAAGATTGAAGGGCTTCCCGGTCCAGACAGCGACCTTTGAGCGTAAGACCGATGCCAAAAAGTGGGCGCAGGCGACCGAGGCTGCAATCCGCGAAGGAAGGCACTTTAAGACCACCGCCGCGAAGAAGCACACGTTGGCCGACATGATCGACCAGTACATAAAACAGATCCTGCCAAGCAAGCCGAAGAGCAAGGAAGTTCAGGAGGGCCAGCTTAACTGGTGGAAGGCCGAGATTGGCGCTTATACCCTCTGCGATGTGACCCCCGCGATGATCGGGGAGTGCCGCGATAAGCTTCTGCAAGGGAAGACGAAAAAGGGGACGCCGAGGACTCCAGCGACAGGGGTGAGGTATCTGGCTGCATTGTCCCACGCCTTCACTGTGGCGGTGAACGAGTGGGGCTGGCTGGATGATAACCCGGTGCGGAAGGTTAAGAAGCCCATCGAGCCAAGAGGGAGGGTGCGGTTTCTGTCTGAGGAGGAAAGGCCGGCGCTCCTGAAAGCCTGCCGGGAGAGCAAGAATAAGAGCCTCTATACTATTGTCGTTCTGGCCCTTTCATCAGGTATGCGCTATAGCGAAATCATGACTCTCACGTGGAGGGATGTGGACCTTGCCCGTAAATGCGTGATCTTGCAGGATACCAAGAATGGCGAGCGGCGTAATGTGCCTATTGCGGGTCATGCCCTTGACCTGCTCAAGGAGCATCACAAGGTCCGCAAGTTGGATACGCAGCTTCTCTTTCCTTCTACGGACCGTAAATCACCGATGGACCTCCGCAAATCGTGGAAGCGGGCTCTTGAAATCGCTAAGATATCAGACTTTAGGTTTCACGACCTGCGGCATAGTGCCGCCAGTTATCTCGCCATGAACGGTGCAACCACCGTTGACATAGCCGATGTCCTCGGGCATAAGACGCTAGCCATGGTAAAAAGGTACAGCCACCTTTCGGAACAGCACACCAGCAAGGTTATTGCGTCGATGAACGAGAAAATCTTCGGAGAAAGTCTGAATGGATGA